In Pseudomonas oryzicola, one DNA window encodes the following:
- a CDS encoding efflux transporter outer membrane subunit → MKPALLLGPLLLAVLMAGCTLGPDFQRPDSQAPQQWAPLQGEAAASQPQAEPLELRWWESFHDARLSALIRRVAERNLDLQMASARLLQSRALRSTVAAAEAPSVDMNAGYSRARNSAEGLSDPSGKAGKEAFNLWQGDLLAGWELDLWGRVRRQVEAADATVEVAENDRRGVLLALLSETAGNYIQLRAVQHTIDVTRDNLKVARHSLELSENRQAEGVATRLDVAQASAQVASIESRLPSLEARRDDLVNALSLLAAEPPRSLQAELLQGGELPAPQQKFAIGLPSELAERRPDIRQAEARLHAATASIGVANADFYPSIRLSGSVGFQAMQLSDFGAWDSRRFAFGPQLSLPIFEGGRLKGTLELREAQQQEAALNYRKVVLGAWHEIDDVLRLYNASQLRRDHLAEAVRQNRIALETAQRQYVEGAVDFLNVLTVQSALLASEEQWIDSSAAVSQALVGLYKALGGGWQAFDAQPVKKA, encoded by the coding sequence ATGAAGCCGGCATTGCTCCTGGGCCCGTTGCTGCTGGCCGTACTGATGGCTGGCTGCACCCTCGGCCCGGACTTCCAGCGGCCTGACAGCCAGGCACCGCAACAGTGGGCGCCGCTGCAAGGCGAAGCGGCGGCCAGCCAGCCGCAGGCCGAACCGCTGGAACTGCGCTGGTGGGAGAGCTTCCATGATGCCCGCCTTAGTGCCTTGATCCGGCGTGTTGCCGAGCGCAACCTCGACCTGCAGATGGCCAGCGCCCGCCTGCTGCAAAGCCGCGCCCTGCGCAGTACCGTGGCTGCCGCTGAAGCACCGTCGGTGGACATGAACGCCGGCTACAGCCGCGCGCGTAACAGTGCCGAAGGCTTGAGTGACCCGTCCGGCAAGGCGGGCAAGGAAGCCTTCAATCTCTGGCAGGGCGACCTGCTGGCCGGATGGGAGCTGGACCTGTGGGGGCGCGTGCGGCGCCAGGTCGAGGCTGCCGATGCCACGGTCGAAGTGGCCGAGAACGATCGCCGCGGCGTGCTGCTGGCATTGCTTTCGGAAACCGCCGGTAACTACATCCAGCTGCGCGCCGTGCAGCACACCATCGATGTGACCCGCGACAACCTCAAGGTCGCCCGGCACAGCCTGGAATTGTCCGAAAACCGCCAGGCCGAAGGTGTCGCCACACGCCTGGATGTCGCCCAGGCCAGTGCCCAGGTCGCCTCGATCGAGTCGCGCCTGCCCAGCCTGGAAGCGCGGCGCGATGACCTGGTCAACGCCCTCAGCCTGCTCGCCGCCGAACCGCCGCGCAGCCTCCAGGCCGAGTTGCTGCAGGGTGGCGAGCTGCCTGCGCCGCAGCAGAAGTTCGCCATTGGCTTGCCATCCGAACTGGCCGAACGCCGCCCGGACATTCGCCAGGCCGAGGCCCGCCTGCACGCCGCCACCGCCAGCATTGGCGTGGCCAACGCCGACTTCTACCCCAGCATCCGGCTGTCGGGCAGTGTCGGGTTCCAGGCCATGCAGCTGTCCGATTTCGGCGCCTGGGATTCGCGCCGTTTCGCCTTCGGGCCACAGCTGTCGCTGCCGATCTTCGAGGGTGGCCGGCTCAAGGGCACCCTCGAACTGCGCGAGGCACAGCAGCAGGAAGCGGCGCTGAACTATCGCAAGGTGGTGCTGGGCGCCTGGCATGAAATCGACGATGTGCTACGCCTGTACAACGCCAGCCAGCTGCGCCGCGATCATTTGGCCGAGGCGGTGCGGCAGAACCGTATCGCCCTGGAGACTGCCCAGCGTCAGTATGTGGAAGGGGCGGTGGACTTTCTCAATGTGCTGACGGTGCAGAGTGCGTTGCTGGCCAGCGAGGAGCAGTGGATCGACAGTTCGGCGGCGGTGTCGCAGGCATTGGTGGGGCTGTACAAGGCCCTGGGTGGTGGCTGGCAGGCGTTCGATGCGCAGCCGGTGAAGAAAGCATAG